The following are encoded together in the Pedobacter sp. D749 genome:
- the asnS gene encoding asparagine--tRNA ligase, whose protein sequence is MIKRQQIKDLLKSTAFDTEVTVMGWVRTFRNNQFIALNDGSCMGNIQVVIDFNNLPDELLKRITTGAAISATGKLIESLGKGQSVEIKATTVEILGDSDPEKFPLQPKKHSLEFLREIAHLRFRTNTFNAVFKVRHALAFAIHQFYNERGFVYMHTPVITASDAEGAGEMFKVTTLDFDNTPRTEDGKVDFSQDFFARATNLTVSGQLEGELAAMAFGQIYTFGPTFRAENSNTTRHLAEFWMIEPEVAFADLEDNMQLAEDMMKYVIKYALDNCKDELDFLNTRLTEEDKQKPQNERSEFSLLEKLDFCLANDFERLTYTEAIRILKSSKPNQKKQFKYLIDEWGADLQSEHERYLVEKHFKKPVILTDYPADIKSFYMRQNEPDAEGRQTVAAMDILFPGIGEMIGGSQREERLDRLTKRMEDLNIPQDELWWYLDTRRFGSAPHSGFGLGFERLVLFVTGMTNIRDVIAFPRFPKNAEF, encoded by the coding sequence ATGATTAAGAGACAGCAAATTAAAGATTTATTAAAGTCGACAGCATTTGACACAGAAGTAACGGTTATGGGATGGGTTAGAACTTTCCGTAATAATCAGTTTATTGCCTTAAATGACGGATCTTGCATGGGCAATATCCAGGTTGTGATCGATTTTAATAATTTACCTGATGAGCTGTTAAAAAGAATAACAACCGGCGCGGCCATTTCTGCAACAGGTAAATTGATCGAGTCTTTAGGTAAAGGTCAATCTGTTGAAATTAAGGCAACAACGGTAGAAATTTTGGGTGATAGCGATCCTGAAAAGTTTCCATTACAACCAAAGAAACACAGTTTAGAGTTTTTACGTGAGATTGCTCACCTGCGTTTCCGTACCAATACTTTTAATGCCGTTTTTAAAGTACGCCATGCCTTGGCTTTTGCCATTCACCAATTCTACAACGAACGTGGTTTTGTGTACATGCATACCCCTGTAATTACTGCAAGTGATGCAGAAGGTGCTGGTGAGATGTTTAAGGTAACTACTTTAGATTTCGACAATACACCACGCACGGAAGACGGTAAAGTAGATTTCTCACAGGATTTCTTTGCACGCGCAACTAACTTAACCGTATCCGGACAACTGGAAGGCGAATTGGCAGCAATGGCTTTCGGACAGATTTATACTTTCGGTCCTACCTTCAGGGCAGAAAACTCGAATACTACACGTCACCTGGCCGAATTCTGGATGATTGAACCTGAAGTTGCTTTTGCAGATTTAGAAGACAACATGCAGCTTGCAGAAGACATGATGAAGTATGTTATAAAATATGCTTTAGACAACTGCAAAGATGAATTAGATTTCTTAAATACCCGTTTAACTGAAGAGGATAAACAAAAACCACAGAACGAACGCAGCGAATTTAGCTTGTTAGAGAAACTGGATTTCTGTTTAGCCAACGATTTTGAACGTTTAACTTATACGGAGGCAATCAGGATTTTAAAATCTTCTAAACCAAACCAGAAGAAACAGTTTAAATACCTGATTGATGAATGGGGTGCTGATTTACAAAGTGAGCACGAACGTTACCTGGTAGAAAAACACTTTAAAAAACCGGTAATCTTAACCGATTATCCTGCTGATATTAAATCGTTCTACATGCGCCAGAATGAACCAGATGCTGAAGGCAGACAAACCGTTGCAGCTATGGATATCTTATTTCCGGGTATTGGCGAAATGATTGGCGGATCGCAACGTGAAGAACGTTTAGACCGTTTAACCAAACGTATGGAAGATTTAAACATTCCACAAGACGAACTTTGGTGGTATTTAGATACCCGCCGTTTTGGATCAGCACCACACTCGGGTTTTGGTTTAGGCTTTGAGCGACTGGTATTGTTCGTAACCGGAATGACCAACATTCGTGACGTAATCGCTTTCCCAAGATTCCCGAAAAACGCAGAGTTTTAG
- a CDS encoding transglutaminase family protein gives MPIFKIKHITNYKYELPVRDSANQIILFPIKDDFQKVVKHDLNISGSPEIEIFIDYYGNEVGTFTQNEPHTQLKIFSKVSVETFPKPLPQDDMFSSEQWNSLSVLKFEVPYIDYVRQESFEGIAQLKETALNIKHTEDTPYQTAIKYCAHVFNNFDYIKGVTAVDTTIDEILKLKAGVCQDFAHVLTAMLRLTGIPARYVSGYICPNRDGMRGEGATHAWAEAYLPEYGWLGLDPTNNCIVNENHVRLAVGRNFTDCSPVKGVYKGGFEHIMEVNVSVGYNDEDFNDQETYFQPKEVNYSKPTGTITTERTKNSYQQYMEAMQQQQQQQQ, from the coding sequence ATGCCAATTTTCAAAATCAAACATATCACCAATTATAAATACGAATTACCTGTTCGGGATAGTGCAAACCAGATTATCTTGTTCCCCATTAAAGATGATTTCCAAAAGGTTGTTAAACACGACCTAAATATCTCCGGAAGTCCGGAAATTGAGATCTTTATCGATTATTACGGCAATGAAGTGGGTACTTTTACCCAAAACGAGCCACATACACAGTTGAAAATTTTCTCCAAAGTAAGCGTAGAAACCTTCCCTAAGCCATTGCCACAGGATGATATGTTTAGCAGCGAGCAGTGGAACAGTTTAAGCGTCCTGAAATTCGAAGTGCCTTATATCGATTATGTAAGACAGGAAAGTTTTGAGGGTATCGCTCAATTAAAAGAGACAGCTTTAAACATTAAGCACACTGAAGATACGCCTTACCAAACCGCTATAAAATATTGTGCTCATGTGTTCAACAATTTCGACTACATTAAAGGGGTAACAGCAGTTGATACCACTATTGATGAAATTTTAAAACTAAAAGCCGGGGTTTGTCAGGATTTTGCTCATGTATTAACAGCCATGTTGCGTTTAACAGGGATTCCTGCCAGATATGTGAGCGGTTACATCTGCCCCAACAGAGATGGCATGCGGGGTGAAGGCGCAACACATGCCTGGGCCGAGGCCTATTTACCGGAGTATGGCTGGTTAGGTTTAGACCCGACCAACAATTGCATTGTAAACGAAAACCATGTGCGCCTGGCCGTTGGACGAAACTTCACCGACTGTTCTCCTGTAAAAGGCGTTTACAAAGGTGGTTTCGAACATATCATGGAAGTAAATGTATCTGTAGGTTATAACGATGAAGACTTTAACGATCAGGAAACGTATTTCCAGCCTAAAGAAGTGAATTATAGCAAGCCCACAGGAACAATAACTACCGAGAGAACCAAAAATAGCTATCAGCAATACATGGAAGCCATGCAGCAACAACAGCAGCAACAACAGTAG
- a CDS encoding alpha-E domain-containing protein has protein sequence MGFNFLEIQHMLSRVASSLYWLSRYVERSDGMLRMLKINYASSQDTIQEFTWKPVIRIFSSDDENELLNIQHDSRAVIEYLLLNRENPNSILNIVTLARENARSVQEHIPKDLWQCLNEYYHAVKDEKLLWYVQKDDPVTALDVLIKQVMLYHGTADSVMERGESRSFMKIGKHLERSIQSIDILDIKFSSVSSNPDLLTDIAYWKHLLLSLGGYELYLKTYRQGFDAKNIIELVMLNNDFPRSALYAMNNIERYFNRLKSESNIEHYNNLSFKIGRLKSMITYSSVNTMNEEQLHHYLTEIRAELFGIGNLLNEYYFANS, from the coding sequence ATGGGTTTTAACTTCTTAGAAATACAGCATATGTTAAGTAGAGTGGCATCAAGCCTATATTGGCTAAGCAGGTACGTTGAGCGCAGCGACGGTATGCTGCGCATGTTAAAAATAAATTACGCTTCCTCACAGGATACCATACAGGAATTCACCTGGAAACCCGTGATCAGGATTTTTTCATCCGATGATGAAAATGAACTATTGAATATCCAGCACGATAGTCGCGCAGTGATCGAATACCTCTTGTTAAACCGTGAAAACCCAAATTCGATTTTAAACATCGTTACCCTTGCACGTGAGAATGCAAGGAGCGTGCAGGAGCATATCCCAAAAGACTTATGGCAATGTTTAAACGAATATTACCATGCGGTAAAAGACGAAAAATTATTGTGGTACGTCCAAAAAGATGATCCGGTTACAGCCCTGGATGTTTTGATTAAACAGGTAATGCTGTACCATGGCACAGCCGACAGCGTAATGGAACGCGGGGAAAGCAGAAGTTTCATGAAAATCGGTAAACATTTGGAAAGAAGTATTCAATCTATCGATATCCTCGACATTAAATTCAGTTCGGTTAGCAGCAATCCTGATCTGTTGACCGATATCGCCTACTGGAAACACTTGTTATTATCATTGGGGGGCTATGAATTATACCTAAAAACTTATCGGCAAGGATTTGATGCGAAAAACATTATCGAACTGGTGATGCTCAATAACGATTTTCCACGTTCAGCATTATATGCCATGAACAACATTGAACGGTATTTTAACCGACTAAAGAGTGAAAGTAATATCGAACACTACAATAACCTGTCTTTTAAAATCGGCCGTTTAAAAAGTATGATTACTTACAGTTCTGTTAACACCATGAACGAAGAGCAGTTGCATCATTACCTTACAGAGATCAGGGCAGAGCTTTTCGGCATCGGAAACCTGCTAAATGAATATTATTTTGCAAACTCATAA
- a CDS encoding circularly permuted type 2 ATP-grasp protein, producing the protein MIEDFIKNYFNHPKTYDEMFLNGDNYRNHYANFISNFSKESLENLNKKEELAKKLFMSQGITFTVYDSGEGIEKIFPFDIIPRIITSTEWSFIEKGIKQRLKALNLFLKDIYSNQFILKDQIVPINVIYSCPHFLREMHNVNVLHDIYIHIAGIDLIRDHDGTFYVLEDNLRTPSGVSYMLENREITKRLFPDLIPQCGVRSVTEYPAILYKNLMSLSPRAVSNPTIVLLSPGMYNSAYYEHTTLARLMGVELVEGRDLVVKNQKVFMKTTTGLQQVDVIYRRVDDDYLDPLVFNPNSVLGVAGLMGAYRKGNVAIINAVGNGVADDKAVYTYVPDMIRYYLNEEPILKNVPTYQLSNQDELDYVFANINTMVIKKTNGSGGYGMLMGHAANEQETEEYKIEVLKDPRNFIAQPTISLSSAPCFINGKLAPRRIDLRPFALNGPDGISIVPGGLTRVALKEGSLVVNSSQGGGSKDTWVLTS; encoded by the coding sequence ATGATAGAAGATTTTATAAAAAATTACTTTAATCATCCCAAAACTTACGATGAGATGTTTCTAAATGGTGACAATTACAGAAATCACTACGCAAACTTCATCAGCAATTTCTCTAAAGAGTCGCTCGAAAACCTAAACAAAAAGGAAGAACTCGCTAAAAAGTTATTTATGAGTCAGGGAATAACCTTTACTGTATATGATAGCGGCGAAGGCATCGAAAAAATCTTTCCCTTTGATATCATCCCCAGAATTATCACCTCAACAGAGTGGTCTTTTATAGAAAAAGGAATAAAACAAAGACTAAAAGCATTAAATCTTTTCTTAAAAGACATTTATAGCAATCAATTTATTTTAAAAGACCAGATTGTACCCATAAATGTAATTTATTCTTGTCCGCATTTTCTAAGGGAGATGCACAATGTAAATGTATTACACGATATTTACATCCATATTGCTGGGATAGATCTGATCAGAGATCATGATGGCACATTCTACGTACTGGAAGATAATCTTCGTACCCCTTCAGGCGTAAGTTACATGCTCGAAAATAGGGAAATCACCAAAAGACTCTTTCCTGATCTTATTCCGCAATGCGGCGTAAGGAGCGTAACCGAATACCCTGCCATATTATATAAAAACTTAATGAGTCTCTCTCCCAGAGCGGTTTCGAATCCAACAATTGTACTGTTAAGTCCGGGCATGTATAATTCTGCATATTACGAACACACTACCCTGGCCCGCTTAATGGGGGTAGAATTAGTAGAAGGGCGTGATCTGGTGGTTAAAAACCAAAAGGTATTTATGAAAACTACTACAGGCCTGCAGCAGGTGGATGTGATTTATCGCCGGGTAGATGATGATTACCTCGATCCACTGGTATTTAATCCCAACAGTGTTTTAGGTGTTGCCGGCTTAATGGGCGCTTACCGTAAAGGTAATGTCGCTATTATTAACGCAGTAGGTAATGGTGTAGCCGACGATAAAGCAGTTTACACTTATGTACCGGATATGATCAGGTATTACCTGAACGAAGAACCCATATTAAAGAATGTACCCACCTATCAGCTCAGCAACCAGGATGAACTGGATTATGTTTTTGCAAACATTAATACGATGGTCATCAAAAAAACTAACGGAAGTGGTGGTTACGGCATGTTAATGGGGCATGCGGCAAATGAACAGGAAACAGAGGAATACAAAATTGAGGTATTGAAAGATCCCCGCAACTTTATTGCCCAACCTACCATCAGCCTGTCTTCTGCTCCGTGTTTTATTAACGGAAAACTGGCTCCGCGCAGAATCGATCTTCGTCCATTCGCCTTAAATGGACCAGACGGTATTTCGATTGTTCCTGGTGGCTTAACCCGGGTAGCCTTAAAAGAAGGCTCACTTGTGGTAAACAGTTCGCAGGGTGGTGGCAGTAAAGATACATGGGTTTTAACTTCTTAG